From the Homo sapiens chromosome 1, GRCh38.p14 Primary Assembly genome, one window contains:
- the ANKRD65 gene encoding ankyrin repeat domain-containing protein 65 isoform 3 (isoform 3 is encoded by transcript variant 3), which produces MDSQRPEPREEEEEEQELRWMELDSEEALGTRTEGPSVVQGWGHLLQAVWRGPAGLVTQLLRQGH; this is translated from the exons ATGGACTCCCAGAGGCCTGagcccagagaggaggaggaggaggaacaggaaCTGCGGTGGATGGAGCTGGACTCCGAAGAGGCCCTGGGAACCAGGACAGAGGGGCCTAGTGTTGTCCAGGGCTGGGGGCACCTGCTCCAGGCCGTGTGGAGGGGCCCTGCAGGCCTGGTGACGCAGCTGCTGCGGCAAG gACATTGA
- the MRPL20 gene encoding large ribosomal subunit protein bL20m isoform 1 (isoform 1 is encoded by transcript variant 1) has translation MVFLTAQLWLRNRVTDRYFRIQEVLKHARHFRGRKNRCYRLAVRTVIRAFVKCTKARYLKKKNMRTLWINRITAASQEHGLKYPALIGNLVKCQVELNRKVLADLAIYEPKTFKSLAALASRRRHEGFAAALGDGKEPEGIFSRVVQYH, from the exons ATGGTCTTCCTCACCGCGCAGCTCTGGCTGCGGAATCGCGTCACCGACCGCTACTTTCGGATCCAGGAGGTGCTGAAGCACGCCAGG CACTTCCGGGGAAGGAAAAATCGCTGCTACAGGTTGGCGGTCAGAACCGTGATTCGAGCCTTTGTGAAATGCACCAAAGCCCGATAcctgaagaaaaagaacatgagGACC cTCTGGATTAATCGAATTACAGCTGCTAGCCAGGAACATGGACTGAAGTATCCAGCGCTCATTGGGAATTTAGTTAAG tGCCAGGTGGAGCTCAACAGGAAAGTCCTAGCGGATCTGGCCATCTACGAGCCAAAGACTTTCAAATCTTTGGCTGCCTTGGCCAGTAGGAGGCGACACGAAGGATTTGCTGCTGCCTTGGGGGATGGGAAGGAACCTGAAGGCATTTTTTCCAGAGTGGTGCAGTACCACTGA
- the ANKRD65 gene encoding ankyrin repeat domain-containing protein 65 isoform 1 (isoform 1 is encoded by transcript variant 1) yields the protein MDSQRPEPREEEEEEQELRWMELDSEEALGTRTEGPSVVQGWGHLLQAVWRGPAGLVTQLLRQGASVEERDHAGRTPLHLAVLRGHAPLVRLLLQRGAPVGAVDRAGRTALHEAAWHGHSRVAELLLQRGASAAARSGTGLTPLHWAAALGHTLLAARLLEAPGPGPAAAEAEDARGWTAAHWAAAGGRLAVLELLAAGGAGLDGALLVAAAAGRGAALRFLLARGARVDARDGAGATALGLAAALGRSQDIEVLLGHGADPGIRDRHGRSALHRAAARGHLLAVQLLVTQGAEVDARDTLGLTPLHHASREGHVEVAGCLLDRGAQVDATGWLRKTPLHLAAERGHGPTVGLLLSRGASPTLRTQWAEVAQMPEGDLPQALPELGGGEKECEGIESTG from the exons ATGGACTCCCAGAGGCCTGagcccagagaggaggaggaggaggaacaggaaCTGCGGTGGATGGAGCTGGACTCCGAAGAGGCCCTGGGAACCAGGACAGAGGGGCCTAGTGTTGTCCAGGGCTGGGGGCACCTGCTCCAGGCCGTGTGGAGGGGCCCTGCAGGCCTGGTGACGCAGCTGCTGCGGCAAGGTGCCAGCGTGGAGGAGAG GGACCACGCAGGCCGGACCCCGCTCCACCTGGCCGTGCTGCGGGGCCACGCGCCCCTGGTGCGTCTCCTGCTGCAGCGAGGGGCCCCGGTGGGCGCGGTGGACCGGGCGGGGCGCACCGCGCTGCACGAGGCCGCCTGGCACGGACACTCGCGGGTGGCCGAGCTGCTGCTGCAGCGCGGGGCCTCGGCGGCGGCTCGCTCCGGGACGGGCCTCACGCCGCTGCACTGGGCCGCTGCCCTGGGCCACACGCTGCTGGCCGCGCGCCTGCTGGAGGCTCCGGGCCCGGGACCCGCGGCAGCGGAGGCGGAGGACGCGCGCGGCTGGACGGCGGCGCACTGGGCGGCCGCGGGCGGGCGGCTGGCGGTGCTGGAGCTGCTGGCGGCCGGCGGCGCGGGCCTGGACGGCGCCCTGCTCGTGGCTGCCGCTGCGGGGCGCGGGGCGGCGCTGCGCTTCCTCCTGGCGCGCGGGGCGCGGGTGGACGCCCGGGATGGCGCGGGGGCCACAGCGCTGGGTCTGGCGGCCGCCCTAGGCCGCTCCCAG gACATTGAGGTGCTGCTGGGCCACGGGGCAGACCCAGGCATCAGGGACAGGCATGGCCGCTCTGCGCTGCACAGGGCTGCCGCCCGAGGACACCTGCTTGCCGTCCAGTTGCTGGTCACCCAGGGGGCCGAGGTGGATGCGCGGGACACCCTGGGCCTCACACCCCTGCATCACGCCTCTCGGGAAGGCCACGTGGAGGTTGCCGGCTGCCTGCTGGACAGGGGTGCCCAGGTGGATGCTACCGGCTGGCTCCGAAAGACCCCCCTACACCTGGCTGCAGAGCGAGGGCATGGGCCTACCGTGGGGCTTCTGCTGAGCCGAGGGGCCAGCCCCACTCTGCGGACGCAGTGGGCCGAGGTGGCCCAGATGCCTGAGGGGGACCTGCCCCAGGCGCTGCCTGAACTTGGAGGGGGGGAGAAGGAGTGTGAGGGCATAGAGTCCACGGGCTGA
- the MRPL20 gene encoding large ribosomal subunit protein bL20m isoform 2 (isoform 2 is encoded by transcript variant 2) has translation MVFLTAQLWLRNRVTDRYFRIQEVLKHARHFRGRKNRCYRLAVRTVIRAFVKCTKARYLKKKNMRTLWINRITAASQEHGLKYPALIGNLVKALPGWLKGLP, from the exons ATGGTCTTCCTCACCGCGCAGCTCTGGCTGCGGAATCGCGTCACCGACCGCTACTTTCGGATCCAGGAGGTGCTGAAGCACGCCAGG CACTTCCGGGGAAGGAAAAATCGCTGCTACAGGTTGGCGGTCAGAACCGTGATTCGAGCCTTTGTGAAATGCACCAAAGCCCGATAcctgaagaaaaagaacatgagGACC cTCTGGATTAATCGAATTACAGCTGCTAGCCAGGAACATGGACTGAAGTATCCAGCGCTCATTGGGAATTTAGTTAAG GCACTTCCAGGTTGGCTTAAAGGGTTACCCTAG
- the ANKRD65 gene encoding ankyrin repeat domain-containing protein 65 isoform 2 (isoform 2 is encoded by transcript variant 2), with translation MDSQRPEPREEEEEEQELRWMELDSEEALGTRTEGPSVVQGWGHLLQAVWRGPAGLVTQLLRQGASVEERTLRCCWATGQTQASGTGMAALRCTGLPPEDTCLPSSCWSPRGPRWMRGTPWASHPCITPLGKATWRLPAACWTGVPRWMLPAGSERPPYTWLQSEGMGLPWGFC, from the exons ATGGACTCCCAGAGGCCTGagcccagagaggaggaggaggaggaacaggaaCTGCGGTGGATGGAGCTGGACTCCGAAGAGGCCCTGGGAACCAGGACAGAGGGGCCTAGTGTTGTCCAGGGCTGGGGGCACCTGCTCCAGGCCGTGTGGAGGGGCCCTGCAGGCCTGGTGACGCAGCTGCTGCGGCAAGGTGCCAGCGTGGAGGAGAG gACATTGAGGTGCTGCTGGGCCACGGGGCAGACCCAGGCATCAGGGACAGGCATGGCCGCTCTGCGCTGCACAGGGCTGCCGCCCGAGGACACCTGCTTGCCGTCCAGTTGCTGGTCACCCAGGGGGCCGAGGTGGATGCGCGGGACACCCTGGGCCTCACACCCCTGCATCACGCCTCTCGGGAAGGCCACGTGGAGGTTGCCGGCTGCCTGCTGGACAGGGGTGCCCAGGTGGATGCTACCGGCTGGCTCCGAAAGACCCCCCTACACCTGGCTGCAGAGCGAGGGCATGGGCCTACCGTGGGGCTTCTGCTGA